From Rhopalosiphum padi isolate XX-2018 chromosome 2, ASM2088224v1, whole genome shotgun sequence:
tattaataatttagtaaatttattttattgttctagACAGAAGTGTTGAAATCTCTAGAAAATAAACAATCAACAATCTTAAATAAAtcataccaaataatatttgaaaacgtTTTAGTTCATATGCCTTTAATTTCTACCGCAGAAGGTAAATACTAcctttatattgtattacattatatatcattatattagtttattataaaaactatttatatagttatatattttaaataccaaaacAACACGCTagcataattaaaatgttttcaacttaaataaataaagttctaTAGgtactcaaatatttttatattttaatagttttcaacTAGTTTTTCCGTGcttttaaagtataaagtatactCCAACAGATTCTGATTGGAgtgatgaatttatattaatcttacaataatatgtacctagtttttttcatttctattaTTGCCTATTAATTAAATGCTAGTTTTCTTATAGATTCTTATccttatttcatttaaaaatttcgaaaatacactcatatttttttcttttaagcattttaaaatcgattcatcaaaatttaaaaattattttgaagttaaaattttaagtttaatcacTGAAAAATGTTTACAAGATTATTCAGAAGTTTatgtactgaaaataaaaaaatgtatgttatcacaaaactttttattagtgcagattgtaattaaaattttgatagcATTACaacttatacttattaataacgATCTATCTCCATCCgatttgtattattcaaaatcatAAATCGTGTGTTCTCAAGTAGTTTGTGTAAAAATTTTATCCGAGCCATGATGGAGTCAGTAAACTAAGAAAgaatgtcataaaaaataaaactaatctgTGTTTCAtcagattttatttttctgcgttatttattttgattattatcataGTCCCGGGAATTCGTATTTTGTCACTATAACGGTTTACACACactaatgtttaattaattctcACACATTGACACAGATCAAATTTAAATGTCAATCGTATGAAATATCTAAATACTACTTCTTAAACATGCTATTCCccaaatttatcataaaattaaatattattttagagtcCAGTGGTTTCTATACACAAATTCAACCAGGATCGGGTTGTTTTGAAGTAATTGAGTCTTCGAACGTATTATTATCTGGATTGGTGTACATGGATGATAGTAACCATCTTATTAGCCCAGAACCACCAACAGATTATGaagttaatattgaaaatgaatGGATATCcgataatgaaatatatagagtattttatgaaaataatgtccATATCTCAACTCCTTACAGTAACATTCAAAGAATTCTTATTCACGACAaaggtattgtattttataaaatacataataggtacctattaacaaATCACAATACTTGCATTActacattatttataagtttttaggtTTCCTGGCaattatattttggaaaaaCGATCTTAACATCAACCTCAACTCAATGATGcagttaaaaatgtttgctGATTTTCAATCACATCACTTACCTTTGCTTCCATCTTGGTTTAGAAGTTTAGTTATCGATAgagaaataatcaaaaatataagccCCGGATCattgatttatattacatttgatACTCGAACTAATGTTATTAGAGGGCCCGGCATAGAAATTGAAACTTTAAAGACTTCCACATTTCCAACAATTGAACCAAGGCCTATAAATTTGAATGTTCAAAAAGTTCAGCTTATCGAACAACCTAATCCAAAAattcaagtaatttttattaattattatttataattgtaattataaaaaagatttattattattggtactatttatttgtttagaatttCATGCAGTTTTTAAGCATTTGTATGCAACTAGTCAAAAATACAGTTCATCTTCCGTCGTCTAagttgaaaacaaaattaaaaattaatgatgctATATTTATGGAATCATTTAAAAGACTTTTTGAAATACAACCATTTTTAAAGGTTGTAACTtacttttagttatattataataacctaagATATTTATTGCATTGTTTGTGTATTAGGCAGATGTTGaagaatattcaaattttcaagTAACAGATTTAGAATCAAATCATGTACTACTTTTAGTAACTGAACATTTAAACgagaaattaaataaagatattaaaaaatgcaCAGGAAAAGTATTTGTTTTGATAAAGAATTTAACGGTTGATGATACATATACCACAATTGTTCAATATGAGCATAATGGTTCTATTTATCGTCTAATAACACGAATAGTAAAATTACCGAATAAAATTTTAGAAGTTAGTACTAAAAATAGCTTTTGGACCGATAACATAGAACAAGGACTTAAGTCGTTATCTAGTAACGTTTCACCaatagttttgattaaaattgatTCAGAAAATTCTTTGCAAGTGGtgcaaaaaattgaaaatatcaaatCTGCGATTGGCTTTAGGTAaacatatcatatttaaaataaaaaagtgattTCAAATTTaccattgttttcatttttagataTGTCATACTTTATGATGGCGAACAATTGTTTGATTTAACCAAAACCTTCTTTAGGGAACAACTATTTAAAGGGTTAAggcaaaacatattaaaaaataaaagctgGGGAAGTTATAGTATACTTCCTTGTATAGACAATCTCTCAACAGATTTAAATGCTAATGAATTGCCAAAATATGTTAATCAGGAAaggtttgtataaaaaataaaaactaaatctttttaaatttttaacatttatttatttttagtggatTAACCATCAAGTATATGAAttctattaaaacaaataaattggtaataaatacttattaatattttaatgaattgtattgctaaatattaaattactaataataatattattaatgatgataTTGTTAATAAAGGAAGATGAAGTATGTACTCAATACTCGGGTATAGACCATgaaggaaaaaatataatgggtattttaaaatataaaactaaaagtaaGCGATACGAAATTGATGATATTTTGAAGTGGTATGTAGATTCTGAATTGACCTTAGAAGAATCAGTAAAATATCCATTAGCTTACtcaatggtaataaataataatagttaaaacttattttctatacaatttaaaattatcctatttttaaattgtcacaGGCTTACTATTGTATGGTAATTAAAGCGCGTGTGAAATTTGGAGATTCAATTCTTATACATAATGGGTGTTCATTAGATGGTCAAGCATTTATAAGAGTTGCTCTAGGATTTAATTGTAAGATCTACGtaactacatataataatgatcaatctgactttataaaaagtttatttccaAAGGTAATGAATAATAGAATCTTCAAAAGTAGTTTTAGCGACTTAACATTTAAACTtagataaatgaaaaatgttgaaTTCTTGCAACAATTAATAGTTGAGTAGCGGCAACATACTAGATCTCAGTAATAACAAGTTTGAAATACAACTAAGGTGTTTAACAAAGGGGAAAGGATGCGACATCGTTATCAATGCTATACCAACCGAATTCCTGTGGGCTTCTCTTCGATGTATAAAACCGTTTGGCTCATTTATACACATCGGTTCACAAGATGTGAGTGTTCACACAGAAATTGGTAAGAATAatggttaaatataaatacaataaaatacctacattctaatttattttgcataggtatgtatatgtttttaaaaaatatttcactgtATGGCGTACAAGGCTTATTAAGCATAGTAAATTCTTCTGTCGAAACCAAAAACTATCTCAAGCATCTTGTTGAAAATGGTATCAAGGATAAAATAGTCAGTAAATTGTATGAACAAATGCCAAAAACCAATACAATATCTACTAACAAGTATGATCAAAATATTGATTGTGATTGAAATTGTTTTCAGCATAGttcttataaatgtattgacagttttattattcattttatttagtatcaataatacagaaaaaataatcgaaaaaaataattcagatcatagttttgttaaaaaagaAATGGCATATGTAATTATTGGTTCAGCGACGAATTTATGGATTAAAACAGTTAACTGGCTTCTACAACAAGacgtaaaaaaattgatattcatCATTAATGGTACCAATTCAATAATAAGAAGAAGTCAAAGAACTATATACTCACTAATTCAAAAGTATTCCGATGTTTCGTTTATTATGACTTCGGCTGAAaggtttaatactataaaagatGGGGAAATATTGTTACGGGAATTCACATCGTATTCAAAAATTGAGGCATTGTTTTGTGTAGAAATGGTATATTTGactacataaataaaacattatatttacataaatatatacgaaaatctattttaattttattattaaatatttcagagTGACTCAAAATTAAAGAACATTGACAAAGCTTGTAGAAACGTTTTACCGGGCTTAAAGCATTTCATATGCATGCAGAGTGATGCAAACGAAGTTTGTGAGTCAAGAAACGACGCACATTCTAATTGCATTAACATACAGTGTGATAAATCTGTTCGAAAACCAGAAACCATATTAAAGTACATGAATAAATTGGTAGAGtctataattgattctaaaccCATTTCAGTTGTTTTCAGTGATCCATTAATATCTGAACATGGTTAGTTTACGATCTAAAGTACTAAATCTTTATGtttaatcataaatacattCTAATAGTATGTTTATTGATAatgttttcatacattttttttattttatttagaaaacttTAATTCAATCTCAGAATATTTACCTAAAACCATCGACGAATTACTTGACCTCAATATAGATTTACCAGAATATCCACGATTTGAAAATTGTACATCCAAAAGTCTTCCGAATACTGGTAATAATAGTCTATTACCGGTGTTCATTATTCCTGGGTTAGGAGTTTCGCGGATACAACCTTTAATCAATCAAATTATGCATCCAGTCTTTTGTGCAAAATTTCCATCGTACATTAACTCTGTTGAAAATGCAGCGCTAGGTTTACTATGGGtaactattatacaatacatttttaaaagttcataattgtatttatatttatttatagcctTTGAGACAAATTCAGGCGGAAGGACCATTCACAATCGTTGGTGAAACATGGGGTGGAAATATTGCTGTCGAACTTGCCAAGATAATGGAAGGATTTGGTGAAACCGTAAATCTTTTATTACTGGATGGCTGTCCGTCTGATAATAAAAAACGTTTACACCTTGTAGATAACGTAGATTTTGAACAATTGAGTGGAAATTCAGAGGAAAAAGTAAGTACATATTACTGAGTTAAAATCTCTCGTTAAGGCCATACTTCGAAGGACTTTGTAGCATAATTCAAAGTTCAaacatatatcaaatatatccacaatcatcaaaataataataaaaaaaatttataccatttatttatttaaaacaaattgtttgttatcatataaaacttattgtgatataaatattatacaaaagaaatttaatcatattttgtactttcatttaaaaaaaattgttatttctgATGACTTGAAAATGGTctacaaaaattgaaatgtagttaattatatataatatttattaaccattatgaatattaaatatatatggaGAAATtggtttgttataattaaccaattcatttaatttatattaatttttataggaaaaaataaatagttcgaTAGATGTGCTTATGAACCAATTAAGTGCATTAAAAGATTACACCCCCAATAATACTCAACTTGCAGCCAATACGATCATTGCTAGACCTTCTACTTTGGATATTTTAGACTCCTGTATTAATTTCGAAAAAGtatgtttacaattatttatatataaagaatatattttctttgtataatttttccatcttattgttttgtatttactttttttcacaGAACCATTGTGGCAAACTAACAGTACACATTTCTAAGAAGTCGTCATATATCGAATTTATCAATAGTTTGGAGGCTGCtgctattataaatgaaaatgcaTCGTTTAAGTGgtagttcaataaaatattttgtgacatattgtgttataaaattaatatagaaaatcatttattattatacacatcttaaaatgttttaaaattgaaaaaaaataacttaattaaaatcctAATACTATGTAGTTTTTagtgttaaatatattgatttatccAACAACAAATGATGGCACATCTCTGAATTGGAACTCGTGTGGTCTCCATGGTTCTTGTAAAGCATTCGTGAGCCACCCGTCCAAGGGTGTAAGATGCTTCCTTACCCAATCAACTTGAATCCTAACTTTCTCCAgtgcattttttataatatcatccaCAGAAACAAAATGCCGTTTATTTCTTTGATAAAACTCGGTAGCCTATAAAACAAACATATCattaattgtgttttattttatttaaaaaattatattttgataatcacTACAAGCAGTACAAACCTTATTTAGTCCTTCTTCAGTTCTAAAATTGTTAAATGacgttttaacaaaatattcccATACAGTCTTTTCCAACCTAAAAACCACAacgttattattcttatattagttttcgaaaaataccattatttgcACATATATgtatcatagttattatatttactttgtgCTTAGATATTCAAAGTTTTTCATCATAAATTTGAACATTGTTTCGTGTCCCAATGATACCGTACTCATAACAGTCAACATTGTTAACATATCCTCCTCACTAAACTTATGGTCTCCACTCATTAACGTCAAATTCAACATTCTTTGATGTATAGATGTACatgtgaataaaatttaaattatatttagcttATATTGGTTTCAATATGTcactattattaaaagttacctgacaaattttgtttcatttttaggGCAGCTAGCTAATGATCTAAATATAAACAATCTTTCTGTTTGAGACTTATTTTTTGGATAGTACATAATCCTATGTAACCCAAATTCCCACTCGTCCAGTGTTCCGTATCCGAGAAGTATACACAAGTAATTATCCaagaatctataataattaaaatgtaacaaacaataaatacataatttattcatatactcattattattgataattagggctcggaagttataggagttgtatattgttttgtataccTTTGATTTATAGCAGACTAAACTATAATTTCGATTTATATGATAGtaagtttgaaaattgaaaattgaaaatgaatattttgtcaattttaatggaaaaaatgcATTGATTTTCATACGTCtattaagcatattttatattatctaaaaaaaatcgatttttttcttaacgtaattattttaaataatattgaaatcaaaactcaatattgttttacgtaggtatttattgtcgttaaatattaatttgacgaTAATGGTGTAATATGCATTTAATCTAAATGTTACATTAATATACCGACATTTTTTCTCGTCATCGATAATTTATTGACTTAACTTATcgtaaatctattatttattaacttataaatttgttgtacataattaaaatttcacagtatttttaaaaatatttttcaattaaaaaagatatttcTCATtggatatttaacattttttcatgcTTTGTTACtattttgtgtgtatattttgCCTATAAAATAGCTCCTAAAACATCCAGCCCTGGTTATGAGACGATTACAAgtactttaaatttgaaaaaattatgtttaaaaataaaataagtgaatatggtgtataatatttttaatttgaatttacgCCTGGTAGAGCTCAAGTacctatagaatattaataacattcataacaaattaaaaatttaagaaatagtGCTTTAAATCAAGTAGGCAAGAAAAAAATCTAAGTTAGATAGATTAGTGTTAGAAACAATGTAGgggattattttttacaattttttcgtGCATATTTTACCTGTTTTAACTCCCATAACTTCCAAGCCTTATTAATCACATAACCATGAGCAATGAGCATTCTAGTTGGTTCactagttttttataaatagtgtacagataaaattatatttttattttcatttgttgCACTAGTTTGGTCCTAAACTTTAAGTTTATACAGTTTCTAAATGCTAATATACTGTAAAATGCAATTGTTAATTATGTTAGACGTCAGTCATcgaattgtaaaattaattaattattaaaatatttcttattactaattagatttattatatatatatatatatatatatatatatatataatttgtgtttttagtgaaaaaaatactatacttatgctataagtaatattaaattattgtactattttcATCATAATCAGAATACAAATTTCTATTGTTTAATGTCATGTGATGTATTACATTTCGTAAAGAAATGTGcttgttaaaatatgaaaactatGTAGAGGTAAATCccccgaaaaaaaaaacaaaaaaattagtaGAAAATTCAACGTACAATTTGTCCTCATCGGGATTTGACGTATTCGTTCTCGATTGAACATCCCGGGCTTCTGTTAGACAAGTCGGATGTCCTGTTTCGCATAGTAATCGTTTATTTTCTGCACGGAAATTTGCCTTCCAACTGGATTCTCCTCTTTCCGGCTGTTCTAGCGCAGCATTCACagatttcaacatttttttcaagtatatctatttaagaattaaatcatattacatattttaaatgtagatatatatttataataaatgggtCATTAATAACTGACATCATATTTAGGAGCCACTGGTGTTCCTTGGAACTTAGTGCGTAATCTCGTGGCCAGTCCAAAATAAGTTTTCCAAACAGCAGGCTCGGGCTCTTGCTCGATAAGTTTGCTAACATTGAATGCGTATACATAACACAAACGACCGGATAAAGCCAGTGTTAGCGAATCATGTAACAACTGTTGGCGAATGCTTACTGGGAAACGTTTGGAATGTTGAGCTATTAGTTCCCAATTCTTTAGGTCATAGTTAACAATAAATGGtcctgaaataattatttttcaaataaaatttgacaacattttaaaatcactaaataaaatcgtttaaacaTTTTCATCGACTACGAAATCATTATGACTTACCTAAACTCCCTGGATTGAAAAGTACGAATTGATTATTTGtgaaattatattgtttcattTCTACCTCTTGACTTGCTATTGGTTTCAACCAACTTATATTTCTAACTGGTACGGTCAAATTATTTTGCGATACGACAATATTAGGAATCcaccataaataatttttagtgttCTTTGCAGGGGATGACACATCATCCTCGTCGTCATTTAATACAAATGGTTCCTAATTgacatacatgtatattatattgcattttaattactttaaatacgatatttgttattattaactaaaaaacatTACCTGCATAACTTGAACGGTTGTGTTTATGTAATTTCTCCTAAATGTAACCACAGGTAGTCTATCAGCTTGTAACCACGGCCTTACAATTTGTTCAATCGAAACGGGACTTTTAttctgaaatattaaattgtaaattgtatctTATTTGATgtaggtacacaatataatttatatgtaactaattgacatattaaattgaatttataacatACTCTGATCAATACACTAGCATGGTATGCTCCATCAGACAGCTTGTTCCAAAAATCAGTTTCAGAGTAAGCATGATAttctctataaaatatatttatatattaatatattattaataattttatggatGTCAACAGttcttattcaaaatatatttcaacatgAATACATACACGTTAGTgatgttacaaaataaataattaaatattttaatcgttttaactacaaaaatcactgtttttaaattaagatttcaACAATAGTGTTTTATCAGTGCTTTGATTTTAACATGCATAATTAGCATGATTAAAAAAGCCATCTGTTAGTGACACTTTAATATAGATTTACAAaatgaccatattatataattacataaactattatgtattactaAAGAAGGTTACGATACTATGTTGTCTTTGACCTACAACTAGGATTTTTTAGAAGTGTtaagatgtatatttttttatagatggaGTGGTGGCTTACAagcttaatataaaatgtattattaaaagtcTTAGCTTTATcgaccatttttttttcgtgtgaaAATcattactaaaagtaaaattaaaaataattgatagagATAACAATTAGAAATTGTTTtgagtgatatatttttaaatacttcaattttatgAAGATTGAATATTTTAGCTACACCCCCTAGTTATCAACCCATGAGTTCAAATAGATTTAATaagtgatttataaataattaatttaatttttaaatgtgtgcATTCATTATTGGAAATGTAAGGTTTGACTATTTGAGTATTGTCGAAAGAACAAttattaaggttaaaaaatacttaattaagtatttgaattataaacatACTTGCTAGACATAAAATATTGGATTGTTTGACGGAATGAATGAGGTCCAAATATGTGTTCGAGCATTCCCAATACAAAgcgaactaaaaatataaaaggttgGTTATTTGTAccaattaattgaatatttaattttactttttgttgCATTCAGAGCTTCCATTTGTGATTTTATTTCTGTAAAACCAGGTTTATCATATTCTAAATACATTCCATACATATCACTTACGTATGAATTGAATACTGGTTTCTCTAACTAAAAtcaataacacaattattaattttcttaaccTCTTAAGTGCTTAGGTATAATAGTTTTACCTGCCATGCCACCTTATCAGCTAAGAATTTTGACAATGCTAGGGTTAATGATGTCGGAAACAGTGGCGTTGTGAGATGATCGGTCCATTGTAATGATGTATATTTAGCGAGAAGATGAGCTATCCAAAAATCATCGCGTTTCTTAGAAAGATCTACTTCTCTAAACATTTGTAACCCCCAAGCATCAATAGGTTTATCATCAGTGTAACCGGGGAGTGCCACTAAGTTTAATTCAGGCAGTGGATATGGTCTAGACATATAAAGTTCCAAATTTACTAGAACTGCTGGAAGCATTTTTTGTGCCGTATTCAACGATCTTAAAATATCTTCTTTACCCCACACACCAACTTTAGCTCCATTGTTATCTGCAtatgaattgtaatattatttgttttttatttctataattttactattttgtttattacttaCCGCCCATTGGTGGATGCTTAAAATCAGATTGGAACATGGCTAAAGAATTGACAGACATTGGCGGTGATCTAGAAAAATGATCTCGAACCCATACGCCTTCAGAAGTCCTGTAAGTTATACATAcacagacatatatatatatatatgtcaacatttttttttagccagttgtataagaaaaatatacatacacatttgTTGTATCAACCAATGGCATAGTTGTTAGAACATGAAAGTCTCCTTTGTGCGCAACTGATAACTCTATCCAAGTTTTTAGATTAGGTTTTTCGAAACAAGGAAATACATAATGCGCTCCTCCtccttttaataaattcattactaCATACcatctgaaaatatatttaaaaattaaaaatgacataATTGATAAAAGTTTAAAGGACTAACTTTTTCAGTTGTGAATGTTTTGAATTAGAATACGTTGATTGATAAAATGGACTAGATGAATCACTTCCTAGGGTTCCGTCGAATAAAATTTCCACTTGATATGTAACATCTTTCTTAAGGCTCTGTTTTGTTGTAATTTGAAACTTATGTATGTCCTTTCGTTTTTCTAATTTTGTGACTGTTaatgaactataaaatatttaaacattttacagttgttgtttccaaaaataaaacaaaattatttttttatacatacgttTCTTCCATCGAAACTTCATCTTCTTCTGACGAGTCCAAATTCGGAACACGAGTGACTTTAACCTCACGATCGACCACATTGAGAGTTGAGTGTACATCTAGTGTAACAGAATCTACGGACTGATTTCCTGTATTGGTGATGTCAATGCGAACTTTGCCTTTGAACACACCGTCACCTGGATAAGGATGTAAGTCTAAACGGTAACCCCTTGGTACTATCAAACCCTGTACTGCAATGAACGTCACTAAAAGGCACGCAGCCAAAAACCAGCGAGCCATAGCAACCTAGCTACAGCTACAAGTCAAACAttagctataaaaaaataatacagtttaaaaaatcTACTTCGATAAAAATTCTAAGTCATGAAGAGCATGCAATTTATAACTAACCTAGTGGTCAATGTTGTTTGTCGTCGATCAACATTGAAATGATTTTTACCATGCTAGCTGTTTCAGCCAAGTCAATCTATAAGCacactgtatttatttaaataccagTCATGACTGAGAAGTGGGGTAAGCTTATTATTGGACGTGTGAATTTAggtaggttataataatatactacatccTTATCAAGTCCCTCGGTGTGCTTAAACGGGATGTTTATTtcatttacataaatacatctattttattaaataacaaaacactTCATAAAGGTTTATTTAACTAACAATTACGGCCGGTTTCAAAAACGTCATTGCTCGCTATTTTACTGTATACACAAGTACCTCTATGGAGTAACAGTAGTTTACTTTTAATCTTCctttaaaatcaaacattttaacgCTTGTGTTTTAGATCATACTTGGACCCGACACTGATATATTTGAGCacgttgaatattttttttatcgcgaggttagttaaaaattataaggtatatttaaatattcaaattattacattaaacaagtgaaaatgtattttgcatTGTGTTCAatagttattatgtaattaaattaaatgtgattgttaaaaataaatttatattatacttgtgcaTTAAAATTGGTTATAATGGATCTCAAGATATCACACAATATTGCCCATTATAACCGATACCTATCGATCAAAACATTTTAgtcttttttaattatattaattgttttatttttatttctaactatttaagatacatttgttattataaaattaaaaagaaaattgatgtgtttaaattatttatacatataatgtacaaactgactttttatttttacaataaacctctaaaacataatttataactataagaataattaaaatattaaaatattttttttaacttggttttcatttaacaatattaaaatatgaaaccgatttacaaaatatattttaagtaaatgcgtgttataaaataaaatatataatataattaatagttaaaacttcatgaaaaaaaaataaaatacaaatatttaccaaaatattgcATGGttcacttgaaaaaaaaattctaatattttcaaggtaagataattttaagttattaaatataatttaatttaaatctatacaaatatacattaaaaaata
This genomic window contains:
- the LOC132922352 gene encoding fatty acid synthase-like; translated protein: MEDKENVFEVVISGVGGKFPMSENMDELRRNLNNKVNMVTENDCRWNKDEWPGVPAATGKISVLQKLDDTFMGINSRVVRTLDPLTRCLLERVYEAIIDAGLNPKHFYGSKTSVYTASCVSDSEAIGCDEKLTTPFWLLAHVRALLANRVSNIFNLQGPSYTIDSSWIGGIEILKQAAEDVAKGRIKAALVGVTNVIWHPDMAKHWIGLDKLSPDGICKSFDENASGYGRSEGVVVLLLQRSTDALRSYGTILHCDASICMEKAINFIRPSEDSFREFFKSFYEDCKVSPANICYLESDGSACKYYEEKELNVSSEIFCENQRISPLLIGSIKSNLGHTEGASSLIAIVKALIALDSGIIPPNINYESPNNKIEALKKEKMKVVTEPTKLEGTIVATTTLGMPSSIGHVLLKQNPKTKSYSQLGPSQRLVILSSRTEKGLSEAIDRVKSLPRDDEYLGLIQNAFSENINGHFHRGYAILNSEASPTFGVQEIVEFNRPVWFVFAGMGSQWPGMASDLMEIPCFADSVRRCDKYIRPIGYDIVDILTNPDPEILEQKPMISFLAIATMHIAFVDLLAKLGIHPDFMFGHSLGENGCGYADGCFNVYETLMAAYSRGKVSEFLKPEKGLMAAVGLNYQNITDLPSSIDIGCHNSEDNVTLSGPFNDMENYIETLKKRNVFVRTVNSNGIAYHSRMVERQAEFVQKFIEKAVPNPKKRSSKWISTSVPEKNWNSDLAQWCSGKYHANNFKKTVYFSEAIQKIPKNVIVIEIAPHGLFQGILKSSLDSSCKVVSVAKRGSKSPLKHFLTTLGELYSSGLHFNLDIIYPPPEYPVSRGTPSLAPLVYWNHEETWPINTHYSNSNLGYVQLCLRDKTSRHLLGHKVNDTVVVPFSFFITEVLKSLENKQSTILNKSYQIIFENVLVHMPLISTAEESSGFYTQIQPGSGCFEVIESSNVLLSGLVYMDDSNHLISPEPPTDYEVNIENEWISDNEIYRVFYENNVHISTPYSNIQRILIHDKGFLAIIFWKNDLNINLNSMMQLKMFADFQSHHLPLLPSWFRSLVIDREIIKNISPGSLIYITFDTRTNVIRGPGIEIETLKTSTFPTIEPRPINLNVQKVQLIEQPNPKIQNFMQFLSICMQLVKNTVHLPSSKLKTKLKINDAIFMESFKRLFEIQPFLKADVEEYSNFQVTDLESNHVLLLVTEHLNEKLNKDIKKCTGKVFVLIKNLTVDDTYTTIVQYEHNGSIYRLITRIVKLPNKILEVSTKNSFWTDNIEQGLKSLSSNVSPIVLIKIDSENSLQVVQKIENIKSAIGFRYVILYDGEQLFDLTKTFFREQLFKGLRQNILKNKSWGSYSILPCIDNLSTDLNANELPKYVNQESGLTIKYMNSIKTNKLEDEVCTQYSGIDHEGKNIMGILKYKTKSKRYEIDDILKWYVDSELTLEESVKYPLAYSMAYYCMVIKARVKFGDSILIHNGCSLDGQAFIRVALGFNCKIYVTTYNNDQSDFIKSLFPKLSSGNILDLSNNKFEIQLRCLTKGKGCDIVINAIPTEFLWASLRCIKPFGSFIHIGSQDVSVHTEIGMYMFLKNISLYGVQGLLSIVNSSVETKNYLKHLVENGIKDKIVSKLYEQMPKTNTISTNNINNTEKIIEKNNSDHSFVKKEMAYVIIGSATNLWIKTVNWLLQQDVKKLIFIINGTNSIIRRSQRTIYSLIQKYSDVSFIMTSAERFNTIKDGEILLREFTSYSKIEALFCVEMSDSKLKNIDKACRNVLPGLKHFICMQSDANEVCESRNDAHSNCINIQCDKSVRKPETILKYMNKLVESIIDSKPISVVFSDPLISEHENFNSISEYLPKTIDELLDLNIDLPEYPRFENCTSKSLPNTGNNSLLPVFIIPGLGVSRIQPLINQIMHPVFCAKFPSYINSVENAALGLLWPLRQIQAEGPFTIVGETWGGNIAVELAKIMEGFGETVNLLLLDGCPSDNKKRLHLVDNVDFEQLSGNSEEKEKINSSIDVLMNQLSALKDYTPNNTQLAANTIIARPSTLDILDSCINFEKNHCGKLTVHISKKSSYIEFINSLEAAAIINENASFKW